One genomic segment of Sphaerodactylus townsendi isolate TG3544 linkage group LG07, MPM_Stown_v2.3, whole genome shotgun sequence includes these proteins:
- the GCNT1 gene encoding beta-1,3-galactosyl-O-glycosyl-glycoprotein beta-1,6-N-acetylglucosaminyltransferase gives MLRRKLRHCHILRFKFLVVLVFTAGALSLIKIHQKPDYLHHENLDLVGEYPNYNVNCSKILQGDPEEIQKVKLELLTVSFRKSPKLTTNDYINMTTNCASFIKRRKYIMEPLSKEEEEFPLAYSIVVYHKITMLDKLLRSIYAPQNYYCIHVDKKSPESFLAAVKGIASCFDNVFIASQLESVVYASWSRVQADLNCMKDLYRRSTNWKYLINLCGMDFPIKTNQEIVEKLKALKGENSLETEKMPSYKEIRWKKHYEIVDGKVKNMGIDKQHPPISTPIFSGSAYFVISRRFVEYVLENSKILAFIEWAKDTYSPDEYLWATIQRIPEVPGAVSASEKYDVSDMNALARFVKWHYFEGDVSKGAPYPPCNGIHVRSVCVFGVGDLNWMLQKHHFFANKFDIDTDPFAVQCLEEHLRNKALYQHRH, from the coding sequence atgctgagAAGGAAACTTCGTCACTGTCATATCCTACGCTTCAAGTTCCTTGTGGTGTTAGTTTTTACAGCAGGGGCTTTGTCCCTTATCAAAATTCATCAGAAACCAGATTATCTGCATCATGAGAATCTGGATCTTGTAGGTGAATACCCCAACTATAATGTAAACTGTTCCAAGATATTACAGGGTGATCCAGAGGAAATTCAGAAAGTAAAGCTGGAATTGTTAACTGTGTCTTTTAGGAAAAGCCCTAAACTAACAACAAATGATTATATTAACATGACAACTAATTGTGCCTCTTTTATAAAGAGACGAAAATATATTATGGAACCTctgagcaaagaagaagaggaatttccACTTGCATACTCAATTGTGGTTTATCACAAAATTACTATGCTTGATAAACTTCTGAGATCTATATATGCTCCCCAAAACTACTACTGCATTCATGTGGATAAGAAGTCCCCAGAatctttcttggctgcagtgaagGGGATTGCTTCATGTTTTGACAATGTCTTCATTGCTAGTCAGTTGGAGAGTGTAGTGTATGCTTCATGGAGCAGAGTGCAAGCAGACCTCAACTGCATGAAAGATCTCTACAGGAGGAGTACAAACTGGAAATATTTGATCAACCTTTGTGGTATGGATTTTCCAATCAAGACCAATCAGGAAATAGTAGAGAAGCTAAAAGCTCTCAAGGGTGAAAACAGCTTGGAAACAGAGAAGATGCCTTCATACAAGGAAATCCGATGGAAGAAGCATTATGAAattgttgatggtaaagtaaagAATATGGGAATAGACAAACAACACCCACCTATCAGTACACCCATCTTCTCTGGCAGTGCCTACTTTGTTATAAGTAGGAGGTTTGTCGAATATGTATTAGAAAACAGCAAAATCCTTGCTTTCATAGAATGGGCTAAAGACACTTACAGTCCTGATGAGTATTTGTGGGCTACTATCCAACGAATCCCAGAAGTGCCTGGTGCTGTTTCTGCTAGTGAAAAATATGATGTCTCTGATATGAATGCTCTTGCCAGATTTGTCAAGTGGCATTACTTTGAGGGAGATGTATCTAAGGGTGCCCCATATCCACCCTGTAATGGGATTCATGTacgttctgtgtgtgtgtttggagttGGAGACTTGAATTGGATGTTGCAAAAACACCACTTTTTTGCCAACAAGTTTGACATTGACACTGATCCCTTTGCAGTCCAGTGCTTGGAAGAGCATTTAAGGAACAAAGCTCTGTATCAACACAGACATTAA